Proteins from one Telopea speciosissima isolate NSW1024214 ecotype Mountain lineage chromosome 1, Tspe_v1, whole genome shotgun sequence genomic window:
- the LOC122658936 gene encoding uncharacterized protein LOC122658936 has product MAPRLFACFGRRSSRSSASPPPRKKPLNENATADEASEELRRGGPILVELFSSQGCATSPEAELLMSRLGRGDFELEVPVIVLAFHVDYWDFKGWKDPYGSNQSTVRQKVYVEALNLDTMFTPQVVVQGRAQCMGTDQDAFLSHISSAPRFPSPSFQATFQRPSSDTLQVSLTGALRTKVDSQGADVLVALYENGLLTDCPAGDNRGRVLSNDFVVRKVEKLCNVKDISAKKSVNGTVNFSLWDGFNSNKCGIVVFVQNRSFHTFGCQNIRLPEQL; this is encoded by the exons ATGGCGCCCCGTCTCTTCGCGTGCTTCGGAAGGCGATCCTCCCGTTCGTCAGCATCGCCGCCGCCGAGGAAAAAGCCTTTAAACGAGAACGCAACGGCCGACGAGGCTTCAGAGGAGCTGAGGAGAGGGGGGCCCATCTTGGTGGAGCTCTTCTCATCTCAGGGCTGCGCTACCTCCCCCGAGGCGGAGCTGTTGATGTCGAGGCTCGGGAGGGGTGACTTCGAGCTGGAAGTGCCCGTAATTGTTCTGGCTTTCCATGTGGATTACTGGGACTTCAAGGGTTGGAAGGACCCTTACGGTTCCAATCAATCGACGGTGAGGCAGAAAGTTTATGTGGAGGCTTTGAATCTGGACACCATGTTCACGCCGCAGGTGGTGGTTCAGGGTAGAGCCCAATGCATGGGGACTGATCAAGATGCTTTCCTCTCCCACATCTCCTCTGCCCCTCGCTTCCCCTCTCCTTCATTTCAG GCTACGTTCCAAAGGCCTTCGTCGGACACCTTGCAAGTCAGTCTTACAGGAGCTCTAAGAACAAAGGTGGACAGCCAAGGCGCCGATGTATTGGTGGCCCTATACGAGAATGGGCTGTTGACGGACTGCCCTGCAGGGGACAATAGAGGCCGTGTTCTGTCTAACGACTTTGTTGTCCGCAAGGTCGAGAAGCTCTGTAATGTCAAGGACATTTCTGCTAAGAAATCAGTGAATGGCACTGTCAACTTCTCGCTGTGGGATGGGTTTAACAGCAATAAGTGCGGTATTGTAGTCTTCGTTCAGAACAGATCCTTCCATACTTTTGGTTGTCAAAACATCAGATTGCCAGAACAACTTTAA